The Flavobacterium marginilacus genome window below encodes:
- a CDS encoding acyl-CoA thioesterase: MTAKHPSESLTILTDLVLPSETNPLNNLFGGELLARMDRAASIAAGRHSRRIGVTASVNHVAFNKSIPLGSVVIIEAKVSRAFKSSMEIYLDVWVEDRQSGNRTKANEAIYTFVAVDDTGRPVDVPPIEPQTELEKLRYAAALRRKQLSLVLAGKMNPHEATELKALFVD, translated from the coding sequence ATGACGGCAAAACACCCTTCTGAATCCTTAACTATATTAACCGATTTGGTTTTACCGAGCGAAACCAATCCTTTGAATAACTTATTCGGTGGGGAACTATTAGCCAGAATGGACCGCGCAGCGAGTATTGCTGCAGGAAGGCATTCGCGCCGCATAGGAGTAACAGCATCTGTAAACCATGTTGCTTTCAACAAATCTATTCCTCTTGGAAGCGTTGTAATTATAGAAGCAAAAGTGTCCCGGGCATTTAAGAGTTCCATGGAAATTTATCTGGACGTCTGGGTGGAAGACAGACAATCCGGAAATAGAACTAAGGCCAACGAAGCTATCTATACATTTGTAGCAGTAGATGACACTGGAAGACCTGTAGATGTTCCGCCGATCGAACCTCAAACCGAATTAGAGAAACTCCGATATGCTGCTGCTTTGAGAAGAAAACAATTGAGTTTAGTACTGGCTGGAAAAATGAATCCACATGAAGCAACAGAACTCAAAGCTTTATTTGTTGATTAA
- the recA gene encoding recombinase RecA, producing MKEKTGSDKEAKLKALQLTLDKLDKTYGKGTVMKMGDKAIEEVETISSGSLGVDLALGVGGYPKGRIIEIFGPESSGKTTLTLHAIAEAQKAGGIAAFIDAEHAFDRNYAEKLNVDIENLIISQPDNGEQALEIAENLIRSGAIDIVVIDSVAALTPKSEIEGEMGDSKMGLHARLMSQALRKLTGTISKTNCTVFFINQLREKIGVMFGNPETTTGGNALKFYASVRLDIRRSTQIKDGENVLGNRTKVKIVKNKVAPPFKVAEFDIMYGEGISKTGEILDLAVEFEIIKKSGSWFSYGETKLGQGRDAVKSLIKDNPELAEELEEKIKTQIKELADA from the coding sequence ATGAAAGAAAAGACCGGTTCGGACAAAGAAGCTAAGTTAAAAGCATTGCAGCTTACGCTTGATAAATTAGACAAGACCTACGGAAAAGGAACTGTAATGAAAATGGGGGATAAAGCCATTGAGGAGGTTGAAACAATTTCATCTGGTTCTTTGGGAGTAGATTTAGCCTTGGGAGTTGGAGGTTATCCAAAAGGAAGAATTATTGAGATATTCGGACCTGAATCATCTGGTAAAACTACTTTGACCCTGCACGCAATTGCCGAAGCTCAAAAAGCAGGAGGTATTGCAGCCTTTATAGATGCAGAACATGCATTTGACAGAAACTATGCTGAGAAACTAAATGTTGATATCGAAAACCTAATCATTTCGCAGCCGGATAACGGGGAACAGGCACTTGAAATTGCCGAAAACTTAATCCGCTCCGGAGCGATTGATATCGTAGTAATTGACTCGGTAGCTGCATTGACGCCAAAAAGCGAAATTGAAGGTGAAATGGGAGATTCCAAAATGGGTCTTCACGCACGTTTGATGTCACAGGCTTTACGTAAATTAACAGGAACAATCAGCAAAACAAACTGTACTGTATTTTTCATCAACCAGCTGAGAGAGAAAATTGGTGTAATGTTTGGAAATCCTGAAACGACTACTGGAGGTAATGCTTTAAAATTTTACGCATCGGTACGTTTGGACATTCGCCGTTCTACTCAAATTAAAGACGGAGAAAATGTTTTGGGTAACCGCACAAAAGTAAAAATTGTAAAAAATAAAGTAGCGCCTCCTTTCAAGGTAGCCGAATTTGATATCATGTACGGTGAAGGAATTTCCAAAACCGGTGAGATACTTGATCTTGCTGTTGAATTTGAAATCATCAAAAAATCGGGTTCTTGGTTCAGTTATGGCGAAACCAAATTAGGACAAGGACGCGATGCTGTAAAATCTTTGATTAAGGACAATCCGGAACTGGCTGAAGAACTGGAAGAAAAAATCAAAACTCAGATTAAAGAGTTAGCTGACGCATAA